Within the Senegalia massiliensis genome, the region AGTAAAAGCTGAAATTGGCAGATCAATTTTGAGTGTTGCAGAAATTCAAGGATTATCTCAAGGTGATGTAATTGAATTAGATAATTTTAATGGTAACAATTCTAGAATAAAAATAGGAACAAATTTAAAGTTTTATTGTGAACCGGGAAGTATTGGTAATAATATAGCAGTAAAAATAACATCAGTAAAAAGAGAGGGTGACGAAGAAGATGAATAATAATATGCTTTCTCAAGAAGAGATAGATGCATTATTGAATGGTAATTTAGATGATGATGTATCAGATTCACAAACAGACGAAAGTAACAATAATGATATTATGTTAACTGAAGAAGAAATAGATGCTCTAGGTGAAATTGGTAATATAAGTATGGGGACTGCTGCAACAACACTTTTTACTTTGTTAGGTCAAAAAGTCACTATAACTACACCAAGGGTATCTACTACTAATATGAAAGAGTTAGCTAAAAATTACCCTAGTCCATATATAGCTGTAGATGTAAAATATAAAGTAGGATTAGAAGGTTCTAATTTACTAATATTAAAGACTAATGATGTCAAAGTTATAACGGACTTAATGATGGGTGGAAACGGAAAAAATGTTGATAAAGAATTAAATGATATGGACTTTAGTGCAATAAGTGAAGCAATGAATCAAATGGTAGGTTCATCTAGTACTTCTTTATCAGAGATGTTTAATCAAAAGATAGATATTGATCCTCCAAGGGCATTCAAAATTGAATTCGATAAAGATGTAAATGGTATTGAAGCATTGAATAAAGAATCTGAATTAGTAAAAATATCTTTTAGAATGATTATAGGAGATATTATTGATAGTGAAATAATGCAATTATTACCATTAGATTTTGCAAAGAAGCTTTTCACATCTTTATTTGATAAGGATGTAGAAGAAAGTGAAAAAACAGAAGAAAATAAACAGGAAAATATAGAATACAATACAAATATTAACAATGAATATGATAGTTATAAAAATGATAATGTAATGGAAGTAAAGAGTGATGATAAAGTAGAAGTTAAAAAATTTAACTTTAAAAACTTTGAATCAAACAATGATAAAAGATATAATGAAAGTATTGATTTAATACAAGATATTCCAATAGAAATAACTGTAGAGTTAGGAAGGACTATAAAAAAGATTAGTGAAGTTTTGGAATATGGTCCTGGAACTATAATTGAGTTGGACAAGTTAGTTGGAGAACCATTAGAGATAAAAGCTAATGGTCGTATAATAGCAAAAGGTGAAGTTGTTGTTATTGATGATAACTTTGGTGTTAGAGTTACAGATATATTAAGTTCATCTAAGACAATAAAAACGTTATAGGGAGGAAATAAAATGTCAAAAAGAATTTTAATAGTTGATGATGCTGCATTTATGAGAATGATGATAAAAGATATATTAAGTAAAAACGGTTATGAAATAGTAGGTGAAGCTGATAATGGTCAAAAAGCAATTGAGAAATTTAAAGAATTAAATCCTGATTTAGTTATAATGGATATAACTATGCCAGAAGTTGATGGTATTCAAGCAGTTAAAGAAATTAAAAAAATAGATAGTAACTCAAAAATTGTGATGTGTTCTGCAATGGGCCAACAAGCTATGGTAATAGAAGCAATACAGGCAGGAGCTAAAGACTTTATTGTAAAACCATTTCAAGCTGATAGAGTTATTGAAGCTGTAAATAAAGCAATAGGTTAGTGTAAATAATGGATAATTTTATAAACATATTATTTGCAATATTTTCTTTTGGAATAATTTTAGTACTTGCTTATTTCACAACTAAAATGGTAGCAATGAAAAGTACAAATATGAATAATGGGAAAAACATGGAGATAATTGATGTTTTAAATTTAGGTAATCATAAAAAGATATTACTTGTGAAAATATTAGGAAAGATATATGTTATTGGAACTTCAAATAATAGTGGTTTTAATAAAATAGATGAAATTCAAGATGAAGATATAATTAATAATTTATCGAATTCAAATTATCATAAATCTGATTTTGATAATTTGCTAAAAAGCAAATTATCTTTCATTAATAAAAATCAAGACCCAAATGAAGAATTGCCATATAATAATCTTAATAAGCTAGACAAATTAAAAGATAAACTAA harbors:
- a CDS encoding response regulator, producing MSKRILIVDDAAFMRMMIKDILSKNGYEIVGEADNGQKAIEKFKELNPDLVIMDITMPEVDGIQAVKEIKKIDSNSKIVMCSAMGQQAMVIEAIQAGAKDFIVKPFQADRVIEAVNKAIG
- a CDS encoding flagellar biosynthetic protein FliO yields the protein MDNFINILFAIFSFGIILVLAYFTTKMVAMKSTNMNNGKNMEIIDVLNLGNHKKILLVKILGKIYVIGTSNNSGFNKIDEIQDEDIINNLSNSNYHKSDFDNLLKSKLSFINKNQDPNEELPYNNLNKLDKLKDKLKELKLSNSSDITKDE
- the fliY gene encoding flagellar motor switch phosphatase FliY; this encodes MNNNMLSQEEIDALLNGNLDDDVSDSQTDESNNNDIMLTEEEIDALGEIGNISMGTAATTLFTLLGQKVTITTPRVSTTNMKELAKNYPSPYIAVDVKYKVGLEGSNLLILKTNDVKVITDLMMGGNGKNVDKELNDMDFSAISEAMNQMVGSSSTSLSEMFNQKIDIDPPRAFKIEFDKDVNGIEALNKESELVKISFRMIIGDIIDSEIMQLLPLDFAKKLFTSLFDKDVEESEKTEENKQENIEYNTNINNEYDSYKNDNVMEVKSDDKVEVKKFNFKNFESNNDKRYNESIDLIQDIPIEITVELGRTIKKISEVLEYGPGTIIELDKLVGEPLEIKANGRIIAKGEVVVIDDNFGVRVTDILSSSKTIKTL